TCTTTGCTTAAATGCAGTTGTTCACGGATCAGCGGCATTAATGGGGCAACCCCAAACCAACCAAAGAAACAGAAGAAGAAGGTCACCCATGTGATGTGAAAGGTTCGCATTTGAATGCCTCTGGCTGAAAAAATGTTGAGTTTACTTAGTGGCTTAAAGTCAGCAGTCATGGTTTGTTTAGGTTTAGGTTTCTGGAATTGTTGATTTATAGCGCCGTTTTTTATTTATAATGGTGAATAGAATGAAGGATTAAATGGATAGAAGGTGATGAGTTCGTCTTTGTGGAGTTGTAATGAAGCTGCCGGTTGCATGGCAAGGCCATGAGCCTGGATGGTGGCGGTTACATCACCGGATCCATTAAAAGAGATTGGGCTTAAGCCGCCGGAATGCCCCAGTGCAACCGGAAAAAATTCAGTTAAGGGATGTTTTTTTGTTCTGCTTTTCAGGACTGGAAGCATTTGAATAGGTCTGGCTTCGTATCCGGAGCAGCGGTATAAATAATGCTCTACGAAAACGATAAATGTGCTGAGGCAGGAAAGCGGGTTTCCCGGCAAGGCAAAAACGATGGCTCCGGATATCGCTTTTCCTATCAATATCGGTTTGCCAGGACGGATGCTCACCTTGTGAAATAAGGTTTTTACGCCCAGTTCCTGTAGTACAGCAGGCACATGGTCGGCATCCCCGGCGGAAACAGCACCGTTGATGATCACCAGGTCGGTTTCCAGTGCAGCGCTTAATATGCTGGTTAGTTTTTCTTTATGATCGTCGACATGCGTGCATAGCACAGGCCGGATTTTCCACTGACTGAGTAATGACCTCAAGAGATACTGATTGCTGTTGCGGATCTGAAAAGGGCTGATTCCGGCTGCCGGGCTAACAATTTCATCACCAGTGGTAATGATGGCTACTTTTGGTCGTTTATAAACCTCTACTGTTGCTTTGCCTACAGTGGCGAGCAGGGCAATGACCTGTGGTGTGCATTTTAATGGAGCGGATAGCAGTAGGCTGCCGGTATTGCTGTCTTCTCCCTTCAGGGCAATGTTCTGATAATTTTTTAAGGCGCCGGCTCGCAGAGTGACCTGA
This region of Pedobacter steynii genomic DNA includes:
- a CDS encoding molybdopterin molybdotransferase MoeA codes for the protein MSLKSFEEAIAILSGISGSFGKERIYLEEADDRILAENIYADRDYPPFNRAAMDGYAIMQEDWEKGIRTYKIIETIFTGQPARYALSSGNCYKIMTGAATPEMANAIIRREDAEESENQVTLRAGALKNYQNIALKGEDSNTGSLLLSAPLKCTPQVIALLATVGKATVEVYKRPKVAIITTGDEIVSPAAGISPFQIRNSNQYLLRSLLSQWKIRPVLCTHVDDHKEKLTSILSAALETDLVIINGAVSAGDADHVPAVLQELGVKTLFHKVSIRPGKPILIGKAISGAIVFALPGNPLSCLSTFIVFVEHYLYRCSGYEARPIQMLPVLKSRTKKHPLTEFFPVALGHSGGLSPISFNGSGDVTATIQAHGLAMQPAASLQLHKDELITFYPFNPSFYSPL